From Oryza sativa Japonica Group chromosome 4, ASM3414082v1, one genomic window encodes:
- the LOC4336356 gene encoding protein CANDIDATE G-PROTEIN COUPLED RECEPTOR 7, with protein MAASVSLAVAATAVVALLLALPVALAEIKTTPIVADSRPVILFEEFGFKPGGVSAVSVRGVSWRVAEGSKLQAADPGLMGFILISNSLFFQINNESDYAEATGGAFCPLTSKYVLPLFRLKDIAPDGNGKGSVTIDDDDQYTVLFSSCQDGVEVTMEVRTEMYNVRPGGGRGVREYLPVGLLPLPGIFAAASAVYFVFLGAWAWACARHRATAGQIHAVMGALLLFKALKLACAAEDAWYVERTGTPHGWDVAFYVFGFFKGVLLFTVIVLIGTGWSFLKPYLQEREKKVLMIVIPLQVVENIASAVIGETGPAGRDWLAWNQIFLLVDVICCCAVFFPIIWSIRNLREASKTDGKAARNLKKLTLFKQFYLVVVGYLYFTRIAVSAFAAVLSYRYQWVVTVAMEAASLAFYIFVFYNFKPVENNPYLYVGEDEEEEASGQLEMEGTFEI; from the coding sequence ATGGCCGCCTCCGTCTCCCTCGCcgtagccgccaccgccgtcgtcgcgctgcTGCTCGCGCTGCCCGTAGCGCTCGCCGAGATCAAGACGACGCCGATCGTCGCCGACTCGCGGCCGGTCATCCTGTTCGAGGAGTTCGGGTTCAAGCCTGGCGGCGTGTCGGCCGTGTCCGTCCGCGGGGTGTCATGGCGGGTGGCCGAGGGGTCGAAGCTCCAGGCCGCCGACCCTGGCCTAATGGGGTTCATCCTCATCTCAAACTCCCTCTTCTTTCAGATCAACAACGAGTCCGACTACGCcgaggccaccggcggcgccttCTGCCCGCTCACCAGCAAGTACGTGCTGCCGCTGTTCCGGCTCAAGGACATCGCCCCCGACGGCAACGGCAAGGGCTCCGTCaccatcgacgacgacgaccagtaCACGGTGCTGTTCAGCAGCTGCCAGGACGGCGTCGAGGTGACCATGGAGGTGCGCACCGAGATGTACAACGtgcggcccggcggcggccgcggcgtcagGGAGTACCTCCCCGTCGGGCTCCTCCCGCTGCCGGGCATcttcgcggcggcgtcggcggtgtaCTTCGTGTTCCTGggcgcgtgggcgtgggcgtgcgCCAGGCACCGCGCGACGGCGGGGCAGATCCACGCGGTGATGGGGGCGCTGCTGCTGTTCAAGGCGCTGAAGCTGGCGTGCGCGGCGGAGGACGCGTGGTACGTGGAGCGCACGGGGACGCCGCACGGGTGGGACGTGGCGTTCTACGTGTTCGGCTTCTTCAAGGGCGTCCTGCTCTTCACCGTCATCGTGCTCATCGGCACCGGCTGGTCCTTCCTGAAGCCGTACCTCCAGGAGCGGGAGAAGAAGGTGCTGATGATCGTGATCCCGCTCCAGGTGGTGGAGAACATCGCGTCAGCGGTGATCGGGGAGACGGGGCCGGCGGGGAGGGACTGGCTGGCGTGGAACCAgatcttcctcctcgtcgacgtcatCTGCTGCTGCGCCGTCTTCTTCCCCATCATCTGGTCCATCCGCAACCTGCGCGAGGCGTCCAAGACCGACGGCAAGGCGGCCAGGAACCTCAAGAAGCTCACCCTCTTCAAGCAGTTctacctcgtcgtcgtcggctacCTCTACTTCACGCGGATCGCCGTCTCGGCCTTCGCCGCCGTGCTCAGCTACAGGTACCAGTGGGTGGTCACCGTCGCCATGGAGGCGGCCAGCCTGGCCTTCTACATCTTCGTCTTCTACAACTTCAAGCCGGTGGAGAACAACCCGTACCTGTACGTCGgcgaagacgaggaggaggaggccagcGGGCAGCTTGAGATGGAGGGCACTTTCGAGATATAA
- the LOC4336355 gene encoding transcription factor WER — translation MAAAEVQSAAGWGRQLQQDGGGWRKGPWTSQEDALLVEHVRQHGEGRWNSVSKLTGLKRSGKSCRLRWVNYLRPDLKRGKITPQEESIIVQLHALWGNRWSTIARSLPGRTDNEIKNYWRTHFKKGKPSKNIERARARFLKQRREMQQSQQLQQPTLMPTPTPQSKDIIVAETGDARTDDDAGGAAAAVAPSSSSSSLSMAGREAEDLIMHQDAMDDLMMCPAMSYHLILHGAAVAGHQLSDGGGSCCASTSEDYGSSEDDGATWGSLWNLDGAAGACTLW, via the exons atggcggcggcggaagtgCAGTCGGCTGCCGGGTGGGGGAGGCAGCTGCAGCAggacggcggcgggtggaggaAAGGGCCGTGGACGAGCCAGGAGGACGCGCTGCTCGTCGAGCATGTCAGGCAGCACGGCGAAGGCCGGTGGAATTCTGTCTCCAAGCTTACAG GTCTGAAGAGAAGCGGCAAGAGCTGCAGGCTACGATGGGTTAACTACCTGAGGCCTGATCTGAAGAGAGGCAAGATCACTCCCCAGGAGGAGAGCATCATCGTCCAGCTCCATGCCTTGTGGGGCAACAG GTGGTCGACGATCGCGCGTAGCCTCCCGGGCAGGACGGACAACGAGATCAAGAACTACTGGAGGACGCACTTCAAGAAGGGCAAGCCGTCCAAGAACATCGAGCGCGCCAGGGCCAGGTTCCTGAAGCAGCGCCGCGAGATGCAGCAGAgccagcagctgcagcagccgACGCTaatgccgacgccgacgccgcagaGCAAGGACATCATCGTTGCCGAGACCGGTGACGCGcgcaccgacgacgacgcgggcggcgccgcagcggctgtggcgccgtcgtcgtcgtcgtcgtctttgtCGATGGCGGGCCGCGAGGCGGAGGACTTGATCATGCACCAGGACGCGATGGACGACCTCATGATGTGCCCCGCCATGTCCTACCACCTCAtcctccacggcgccgccgtcgccggccatcagctgagcgacggcggcggcagctgctgcGCCTCTACCAGCGAGGACTACGGCTCcagcgaggacgacggcgccacCTGGGGCAGCCTGTGGAacctcgacggcgccgccggagcaTGCACGCTGTGGTAG